ttcttctgcccGATCGTGTGCTTTCCTTTACCTttatctcttcctttttctttttgcctttcagctctcttcctccatttctttttctttttttaatctttatggGCCCCACTTTTCAGAGTATAAGTCAAATATTACAATTGACTTTGGCTCTTGGTTTTTGTAGTTATATCTTCCTCTTTTGGAGGCCGTCCACATTATTGCATATAATCTTAGAAGCATGGACACACTTTAAGAGCCTTAGTATCGGTGTCGGACATCTCAATAAGTGTCCGACATGTTCCAACACGTAATTAACAAGTGTCAAAAAATCCGACACACGAATCTAAAAATCCAACACGTGATTTTGACATGTAtagagtcaattttaaaaatttcaataaatgatgagtcaaaatataaatatataaaaataaaaataaaataaagggagaaagaagaaaaatcctaatatttttagtgtaaaaacaatttatactctttttttattatttatttatttataaatttgaatctaaCCATAAAATGATAATCATAACTTATTTCAAAgtatcgaaattttttaaatattgagaaaaaacaTATCGAATTATCGTGTCATGTTACATATGGCGCATCGATGTTGTCGTTACTTAgcctataataaaaaaaaaattaaaaaaacaaaggacAGAAGATGTGGCGCCAACGAAGAAAACGTGCGACTGGCTAATAATTTGTCTGTAACCTGAGTTCATGGGTCTGCCTTTCTTATCAACGAGTACTGAGTCTCCAGCTTTAGGTTGTCCTCGCCACGTGAAGTTGAATGTGTTGTATTCGAATAAAGCAAATCTGCGGACAAAAATGGCAGATGCGTTGAGTTCATGAAGCAGAGTAAATGTTAATGAAAAATTACTTCCAAGCACATCGATTATTTAAAGTCTTAGACCATTTTATCCTCCTCGTGCCTTtcttatatgttttttttcccttacttGGTTTCTTGCTTGTCTTATTCCATTTATAAACTCCATGGGGGTCATTCATGTTTTTGACGTGAGAGAGTATCCCATGTGGCAGACACGAGGAGTATATAATGGTCTAAGAAACATATTGTCTCATtccatttaaaaatttgaaccgtcggatttgaattttcaacaaaaaaagtatttaaaaagtcttaaatctatgtaattttactattttaaacATAAACTTTCAAGTTtaccaattaaatcataaatctatatatttttttaccaattgagtccatctcgGTTAATTTTAGGTGGAAATTGTTGACGTAAACATTAACCGTTTTACATTACATGACTAAAGCTAACGTAAATGATTtctaatgatattttaataatttttagaatttttatcaatttatttatttttcttttctttttccattttaacttttcttctcttttcttttccctcttttcccctttttatatACAAGGGCCAACCACCGGGCAAAGACAACAAAGCCTCCATCGGCTATTAACGAAGATCGCTACACCCTCACCCATGGCCACCAAATCTCAAGCTTGCAACTAGCTGCTCAAGCTCGAGATCTAGCTGCTACATGTTGAGCTTAGCTACCTccatcttatttttctttattcttttttcttttttcttttttaacttgtGGCTAGCTAGGGTCGCAATGCGCCCTCACTGAGCCTTACGGCCACaagcgaggtcaacctcaccctTGGCAACTTGATCTTGAGCTTGCAGCTTCCATGGCCACTCAGGCTCATGCTCTAGGTCTATGGCCATGGTGGCTACAAACTGACAAGGCTGCCTCACCCATGGCTCTTTTAGCTCAACTCACAACCATGGGTGAGGATTGTCCATGTTAacaattttcaactaaaatcgattaaatagactcaattgataaaatgtaaaaatgtttaagattaaactagtaaaaatgcaataattttatgactttttgaacaattttctcgACTTTCAACATAGTATATTAATTCCATCACATATTAACATTTGATGACTTGACTAAAAGACGATTCGATACGTTTATCACCTCTTTGCGGCAAATCTAATATCATTATGAATGGGAGCGGGATAACTTCTTGTTATTCCAAAACCCATCCTATACCTTAGGGGGTTTGATGTAATATCCCAACTCAACTTGATAAAGTAATCAGTTCTCGCAAATTGTCACGATATTGTAataaataatattcatatttaaaatgtaataaatatcctcatatttgtatatataattatttgtttGAAACCCATGCCTTTTAAGTCTCCAATTAGTCCAAAATATAAGAATGGAAGAATTTAAGGTTGAGATAAAAATCTAACGTCTAATAAATATATAGAAGCTAGGTGTGAAATGGTGgccatcattaaaaaatcttaCATTATACTAAATTTTGTTACTAGCATtcataatttttacaattaagTAATATTGGAGGGTTTAACATTGTAAGAGCAatttgaaaaatcccaaaaaccATTAGAAATTCTAGTAGAGGTGTTAATTATGTTTACTTACTCAACCACTTGCGGAATATAAAGGAAACAAATAGCATTTTAATAGCCATATTGGCTTTCCCAACTATAACATTATGAAACCCGTCATGAACCTGCCATTTACGTCGCATTAGGTTTTGGGAAGGTTGGATACCCTATTATCCTTGTCCCACTTCTATTCCTAAAAATCATGGACTCAGTAGGACCGGAATATAAGACAAGCAAAATGACAAGGTAACCGCAAGTATCATAAGGATGATATATAAAAGgattaataccaccaaaaaaaaattccaaattgatatatttatgataaatttattcgaaatttttattttgatagcccaaaatcttaaattaatacacatgtgaaaattttaatctaagtaaatttttttgccacaaaaatcttaaacccattgcgataaatttattcttcgttaatttccattaaattgaattaatactacgaaaaatcacaaactagtacacatgtaataaattgaaagtaaaatctcaaaccgtatattttcaattatcaCGTGTCATCTTAgtcagtaaaatttaacagaaattgacaaaagataaatttatcataagtgtactaatttggaatATTTGCttgtccaaaaattaatttagagtaaagtTATCACATGTATACTgtttgaaattattttgtagtattaatccaatataaaaacataattatcaaaatatctTGCTCTCCTGCTCCGTTTCACCTGATTAAAAACTGCTTTAATAAGCTTTTAAATATGCATTTGCTTATTCTGAATGGCCAATTAGCCTGCTCTTTATCCTTTCTAACATTGCCAAGAACTTTACACAGGAACAACCTGATCCATAACTATGAACTGCCAAATTAGGCAGGTATGATAATTATCAGTTTCAGCGATAGGAGGTTAAACACCGGCCTCTGCTCACGGAACTGCCTTAATCAGCTATCATGAGAACACCAATTTGAAGAAGAGAAACAGTGACTTTGTCATAACGTTTGCAGACAATTTACAGAGGAAAGGAAGAGAATGCAACCTTAAAGGTACTTTGCGATCAACGTTTAATTTTCACTAGTACGTCCTTTGGAAATAATCACGTAGCCTTAAACTGAATGAAAATCCAATGTGTCAAGATATGTCTACGCCTCAAAGAAGAATCTCACTTAACTCTCAAGCTAAGGAACAACCCTCCAAGCATATTAAGCTTGTCCTTAATCCGAATTTGATGGCCTCTCATTTCGCCGGTGCTGGACGAGTAGGGCCAAAATAGTTTGTCACCAACCCCATAATGGCAAACCTGACAAGAGAGAAAGATGTAAATGCAACCATCTAATTAACATTGCAAAAGAGCCAACGTGATATGATGATACAATTGGAGTGATATGATCCACTACAGGGAACAAAAAAGCACCTAATTTCCAGTTCGCCGtaactaacaaaaaaataataataaataacgGGTCATACTGTACAAGAATTCACCCACAATGTCACATATTTTGCAGAATCGTTCTCAGAGAACcagacagaaaaagaagaaccaaAATAACTATAGCCAACATCTGGGGCATCGGACAAGTTCCGAATGCCTCACTCCTCTCAATTATCTGCCTCAATCAGAAAAACAGTAACATGACATATGGATTGTCACTTCGTTCAAGTTTCTAATGGTAAAGAGACCACAGAGCCTTGAAGAAAAACTATCAGTTGCTATGGAACAAGAGTgttttctttaatctcatcaTTGCAAAAACAAATCTAACCTCACACGTCCCATGTAAAATGTGAATCTGTGAGGGAAATGGCAATGTGGATTCAACAAGTGAAGACCACATCTAAATGAACTCATGCCGAGATGCCAATGACTTCAAATTGGAGCACTACAAAACCAACACCATAAACCTCACAATCCCTCCATTGAACTAGAAATCGGGATCAAGAAGTCTAATGGGAAGCAAACTGGCAGAGTggtgagggaaaaaaaatccccTCACCTGCTACCAACATCTGTTTAGTAGCAGATTTTGATATTGAGTCATGCTTCCCCCCTATCAAACAAGTCGCCATCGTCTCCTAAACAAAAAGGACATCTTACAAAATCAGGTCTTATATTTTGGCCAGACAATCTTAACACAACAGGTCAAGATATGCTGGACATAGCAACTAAAACCCCTACAATACCCAAGAAACACCATTCCGCTTCAGATATTGATGATCAGACGAAAATCCATCTTGTCTATAATTGCTTTTTATAATTCAGAAAAGTATGGCAAAGGGTATGACAGCACCGCTCCATTCTTTAAAAGAACAATTTTCTTAATCTAACTTCTTCGTCTAATTTTGTCCAATCTATTCATCAAGAGAAGAGCCATTATACATACTTTTGTGAAAAGAATGATGCATAGAACCCAACTAAACACATCAAACCAGCCAAAGATCTTTCCATTTCAGTTCACTATGGATAAATGCCATAAGCCACCTTCTAACGTGCAATATTCATAGCTGGTCAAGGATATTGTTATGTGAAATGAAGAGCAGATTTACGCAAGTTTGTCTGCTAAACGAAATATGAGCTTCTGATGCTTTTGGGGTCTAAAATGGACTTGTGTAATATGTACGTGTCCAGAAAAATAAAGAGGTTCACATCAACTGAAGCACATATCAGATATACACTCACATCATGGCCATGGAGATCTGTTTGAGATCATTTTCCATGTTCCTCATGTTTGCTAGTGACTGGGCACAAAATATGATTGCGATCCATGAGCTAAGCTTGTACTGCAAAAACACAacaaataaagggaaaaagaattaaGTAATTTGACACATACATTTATTGAGCAAAATGCAAATGAACAGAAAAACCTAAGGTACTATTTCCCCTATTAATAAGTGACAGGACAACTGAGTCCCACAATAACAATAAATCTTTAGGCTTCACACTGAAAGCTCCCTAAGCATCACACTTAGAGTTTCTCATGCATCGCGCGTAACAGAAGAATTGCATCACACAATGCAAAAGCATATATttgcaaaattcaaataatgatcaactccattgaaaagaaagaattataaCGATATTTGCGGACGCTCTAAAGCTCTACTCCTAGGTGAAGTAGGAAACCTCTAAACAACAAGCAAAATAAAAGTGAAACcactaaaaaatgaaatataatacCCTACTCAGAATAGAAAGACAAAACTATATAGAATTCCTAGTAGATAATTTACTAAAGAAGAATCTTGATACTTTCAGCACTCATGTTTGAGTTGCAAAGTCCATCTTTCCCAAAACCATGTAGAAACCTAAAGATTTGGACAAATATCATCTTGCATGGATTTGTCGGCTGCAGAAATAAATACCCGAAACATGACACCGGCAACACCAAAGACAACAGCAATGAATCCTGAATAATCGACTGGCAGATCTTGGGGAGAAACCAATGGCGGTTTAAATGGTTTGGCCGCCGAGGGCTGCCTTGGGTCATTCGTAGCGCTATTACTGCTGTGTGACATCTCCAACACTCAGATTGCTGTCCCTGCAACTGCCAAAGAAGGTGCTGGTTCATTTCCTCATTCTCAAGCGCAATCATACTCAGTCACCGATTTGATAAatcttttacaaaaatttatcgaagaaaaattcatgaacttcttgacaaaaatgaacaaatatgCCAGGCTCCCAATAAACAACATTAATAACAATCAATATAAGTCGACGGTGGGATAAACAGGACGAGGGGGCGACATGAAAAATAATGCACAATTTTCCCTGAGCAAAGATATACACGAGAATCGCGCAATGCAAAATGGAGAGGACAACTAGCGGCAAGGAATCGCGGCGGCGGCCAGCATCCGCACCCTCGCTCGTACAGTAATGGCAATCGGTCCATTGCCCCGATTAAATTGGGGGCAAAAACCCGTTATTTGCACATAACAAGCCATCTGCAGGAACACGAATAAGGAAGATCTTTGTTGCTTCCTCCTCTTCCCTCGTCCCGCACGCAATTCACGATCTCCATCGACAACGGGGAATTCAAATCTCGAACACGGTTTGCGAGCCAAATTACAGAGAAATAAACGGCCGGCAGGCGGGTCGAACGCGCCAAAGGGCCACACGAACAAACGCATGTCACGGGAGAACAGGCCGAACAACGTAACCCATCCGAAAACCAACAAAGAAGCgatcgagaagaagaagaaacggcAGAGACCGATTTCTCAGCACGGATCGCCAGAAGCGACCGATTTCAACGGAGAGATCGATGGACGGCAGGATTCACCGCCATCCACCCCAAAAGAACGAAGACAGCACAAATCATCGCAGAGAAAGACTCACCAAGCTACGCGACCGAGGAAtcgagagacagagagagagagagggaaatccGTGGGAGATCGAGAGAGAGTGGAACGGAGACGAGAAGGGCGGAAGCTACTTCAACTCGGTCGAGCCGAGGGGAATCGCCCGGTCCGGATGGCGATCCGattgggccgggccgggccgggcagGGGTAGTAGAATCCGGTAAGCCGAGTGTACTATTTAGTGGGCCTCATTTTCTCTTATGATTTTTCCTACTTTCTTAAATTTAGCGATTGATAGGAATGAGAGTCTCGGTCTAGTCGCTCGACTCTTTCACTCGTGGAGCATTGGCAGTGTATGGTAGTTGCGTTAGTCAAGAGTCAGCCCCTTGTTCTTCTTCGGTAAAATCAACCTCTTTGGTTCGGCTTTCGAGTCGTAGGATAGTGACGTATCAGTAATTGCCATGGCTCTGCAGCAAATCTTGTCGGTCAATTCAATTGAGGATACAAAAATTCATAAAGCTTCAAAGCCTATGCTCCTTCCTTTCGACTAGCACCAATCAATTTCTcggcaattaaaaaaaaaagttgcatttttttttttttgttaaggaaaattattattttcaaattaagattAATCTAGTCTTGCATCCCTTTTATTGATGTGAGTAATCtaggttgaagatgaatcaagtggGAGAGTATCCATTCAATTAGCTACCCACTTTCCTTCAATTTAACTACTTGCTACTGTTGGAAGTGATGGTTTCCAGGCTAGGTGATTGAATCGGGATATGAAGCGTTTCAAACATGAGATGAGAGGGTCTTTTGGCTTCCCCGAATCTCTAGGATGCCATACGAAGTTAAGCTTGATTCAACAATCACACGTGATGATACAAGTCCGGGGTAGACATAAGAACTAGGTAAATTGATAGCGCAGCTCAAGTGGTGATACAAATGCATGGTGAGTGCAATAACCTCCTTGGGCATGCTCCTTATACAACAAAGCAAAGAGCTAGTAAGggccaaaatgaaatatcaTATATAGCGTAGAAGCGGATCTAAAACTCTTTATTAGGATTGGAACAAGCGACAATTGAGTGATCACAAGCTTTGCTTAAGCACTTGACTTGTAGTTAGCTCAAAACATGCAGAGCATTTTGACAACTTTTGAAAAGGTGTCCCATGTCTTGTCTTTAGGAGTATATGTGATTTGTCAGTCTCAATGACGGACATTATTGGAAAACCccgaaaaaaccaaaaaagttatTATTTGCCATTAAAACTTTTAGCCGTGTTTTGAAGCCCGAATATATGAGAAATAAAACCATTTCAATACTCCTTTTATCTGCACATAAATTAAATAGACAACCAAGCATGTTACATTCGATAAGGGTAGAAAAACCAGTATTCTTTAAAGTTTagagaaattagaatcaagtAGACCAAATGTCAAATCAATCAGAACAAGACGATTTGGATGAAAAGTTCTCGCAATAGAAGTTACGTGCCACATTATGATAGCTATAACGTCCGTACAAAAATGCGTAACGACTTGAAAGGTACTTGCAATCTGCCGCCATACGCTTGCAgacttcaaattaaaaaattcgaacttGAAGAATACCTTTCGAATAACGTGGACCGTCTAATGCGAGCACGCCGAGTATTCCAGTCGGCGGAGGGACTCTAGACGGGGTATAGAATAAGCAAGCGAGCACGACGAGACATCCCATCCAGCGATTCATGATTAGACCGGATCGCTTTCTTTATAAATGCTTAGGTCCAATGACATGGCCCGAGCGGCGCAAAAGAACCGACTCCCACCCCGCCACAGCACTTAcgaatttcaaattattatggATGGAATAGATTTGGTTGGGAATTTACTTTTATCATATGGTGCCCGACTGATCCGAAAGCATCGTTCCCCGTCATAAGTTGCTTGTTGTACTACTTCTACACCGAGTCCGCATGAGTAATTATTGTGCACGCATCGCGAATTGCTTCATCTAATGACCAGAAGGTGCACCTACGTATACAGCTCGCGGTACGTAGCACATGATTATATTACTCAGCTTTATATTTGTGATTTATGGATCAACTTATGAGGAATGTATAATTCGGATTTCATTATTGATGCTCCCCACACGTAGTCTTAGATACTTGACGAGGTCGGGAGCAACAACAGTGAAATGTTTCGGAAATCACATGTGCCACTAAACAGCATGTGATATTTGCCAAGCTTGTAGAGTGAGGCCATACGACGAACATCAGCATCGCCTTTTCATGACCTGCCTGTACAAAGTTATCACATTTTGTCCAAATTTTAAGAAGACATTCTGAAGTATATACTCTATGTCAACAAGAAGAATGACCTACGGATGCAGCACTTGGACTAGGACCCTAACCGATGCTTCATTATAATGTGAACTTCAACAACCAGAAGTTGTTCAGAAGCTAGGTAAAAGTAAGTCCATGGGTAGACGGGAAATGCAATTCTAGCACCCACATCCAAGACTGAAGTCTAGCATGGAACAAAAAACTACGTTCAACTGATTTGATTATTAAAGACCGAGACATTCAGAGCTAAAAAGTATGCTCGCATCCGGTAGCACCCACCAAAACTTCAAAACACCCACCAACAATCAACCAACTTTATCTGAGTACCATCAATGAAGTGTATAACATCCAGGTAGCAAGTTGGAGAAATATACACATTCAAAACCAATTGAGgtcaaggaaaaaaatcaatgacTTCAATCTTAAAGAAATCGAAGATCCAATGTTCGACCAGTCAAGGATGAATAAGGCATGCAGCTAGCGTCATTATCAGTTAATACCACGCTATCAAAGTGGTGTAGGGAAAAACACAGACAAAGAAGTCCCAGAAAGCCCACTTTGTGTAAAGAACTAGGAGAACCTTAGTCAAAGCCTTCTTCTTGCTTCCATAGTTGCTTCCACAGAGCATGTACATTAACTTCGAATAAATAGCATAAGTGGAAAACCCATGATCATCGCAAAAATGTCAAGGATTCACGCATGTTGGAAAGAGTAAGGGTAAGTGAACTACAAAACAAACAGCATCCATGGGAAAGGATGACATACCCCTCATATTATGACGGTATCTCAAGCAAATTAATCGGAAAGCACAGATTGTGCTTTGCACACAGGATGAGGTTAAATCCACTATACTATAAAAACAATCTCAAAAGGATGGAGTATAGTAATGTTCTGAATgtaacaaaaagaacaaagctATCCAGTTTTAGTTGGACCCACGATTTTTATCGCAAGCTCAAAGCAGGATAAACAGTGCAAGTCCTGTAATGCCTAGTTTCGTTCTTGTTGATAAACTTTCCGGCTAAGTCAAGTTTATGTATCTGTATTCTCCCGTAATATCCCAAATTCCTGCTCTCAAAACCTGAGTCAGAATTTTCATACCGCCGACGTTTTATCAAGATCATTGGTTTCACACCCACAG
The sequence above is drawn from the Eucalyptus grandis isolate ANBG69807.140 chromosome 11, ASM1654582v1, whole genome shotgun sequence genome and encodes:
- the LOC104426002 gene encoding protein Asterix yields the protein MSHSSNSATNDPRQPSAAKPFKPPLVSPQDLPVDYSGFIAVVFGVAGVMFRYKLSSWIAIIFCAQSLANMRNMENDLKQISMAMMFAIMGLVTNYFGPTRPAPAK